Proteins from one Panicum virgatum strain AP13 chromosome 7K, P.virgatum_v5, whole genome shotgun sequence genomic window:
- the LOC120641485 gene encoding uncharacterized protein LOC120641485 isoform X1: MFFLIFHGRLAVAGYMNVRRSWQRGHASTGLGFYRMVVERDEKWVPEFPSISRRPSSSAPPGRSVGGGSVTPSSPNSSDDESSSSASITNRCSPKSVFSLVSKMSEFKKEIVRQTGFGGILDIPCISKLNLKLSVWLLSKLDIDESCLVFDESRRIYVHEDDVGIVLGIPSGDIDVSSTSVSEEQIDLLRASIGLVGSDPRSIKGIEYVLQKHLDHQSSTQEIDGFKVAFVVFVIGHLLAPCVKHDQVHLDFWGALKNPSSLDRYNWCRYVFGHVLEAAQKIRAEIISRGRATSLSGCHYFLQIIFLDNVDLNRLNKAHKVVPRLKLFDQESLRLMAVMCASRGEQDFARFIGVRPAGTSAYMRRTYQSPHATPTAPSPVSRVFAPASRRVPENQNQCVEPICYNSFAFKSPSDFSAYINQRHPGLGRTYFADYMKNHNALMMQDISVLRTSIMRRNAQLVDWLSDHFGPVKLQMIHKKPCPEPHSNSVTSSGHLPPKYSSQGIKRTVVDAEVTPAKKMKAILGSGVEPPSFDLGVDTSPAAVGQETPKELIFAIQPMLSPEQKGFASAASTLPSLGLADMSPTEATRQLAQCIILDIVHVIEEGIDPAGKVLYGQWITEPFNKVQALVEPPPCISWSLVHRHPIHDLKFLGHLIDCCKELVDHVIRREWVVHPLPRFLVLTGSEILNTFVDGKTADSDIVDAAIRRFSQLDGTAESCGYPVRWRHFLESDFAMNSLAGYNPEKILPVLNQFVGLDYCIQSCRMFVVPVIVESAWCAYMFDMHGSEVHVLDPAYTSVRISVHREIHKLVHSSLAKCLSYFFDGWTLKSIDCWKLLYPTLPLFDLNQYDSAIVMLYYARYYNGVELDAPSNKASMLEIRHSIMFDILSSEGNLASLPISVLQVMQG, translated from the exons ATGTTTTTTCTGATATTTCACGGAAGGCTGGCAGTCGCGGGGTACATGAATGTACGCCGATCCTGGCAAAGGGGACATGCAAGTACAGGTTTAGGGTTTTATA GAATGGTGGTCGAGCGAGATGAGAAGTGGGTACCTGAGTTCCCGTCCATATCGAGGCGTCCCTCATCGTCCGCTCCTCCTGGAAGGTCTGTCGGTGGTGGATCCGTGACGCCGTCCTCCCCCaattcaagtgatgatgaatctTCTTCCTCTGCGAGCATCACAAATCGGTGTTCGCCCAAGTCAGTTTTCTCTCTTGTCTCTAAGATGAGCGAGTTTAAGAAGGAAATCGTTAGGCAAACGGGTTTTGGTGGTATTCTGGACATCCCATGTATTAGCAAGCTGAATCTCAAGCTTTCAGTTTGGTTGCTGAGTAAATTGGATATTGATGAGAGCTGTCTCGTTTTCGACGAGTCAAGGCGCATCTACGTTCATGAGGATGATGTAGGTATTGTTCTTGGTATTCCTAGTGGGGACATTGATGTTTCGTCAACATCTGTTTCTGAAGAACAAATAGATCTGCTACGGGCAAGTATTGGCTTAGTTGGGTCAGATCCTCGTAGTATAAAAGGAATTGAATATGTTCTTCAGAAGCATCTGGATCACCAATCATCAACTCAGGAGATTGATGGATTTAAAGTTGCATTTGTTGTATTTGTTATTGGTCACCTGCTAGCACCTTGTGTGAAACATGATCAAGTGCACTTGGATTTTTGGGGTGCTCTGAAAAATCCATCATCATTGGATAGGTATAACTGGTGTCGATATGTGTTTGGCCATGTGCTCGAGGCCGCTCAAAAAATACGGGCTGAAATTATTAGTAGGGGCAGAGCTACATCGCTCTCTGGGTGTCACTATTTCCTACAA ATTATATTTCTGGATAATGTCGATCTCAATAGGCTGAATAAAGCTCATAAGGTTGTTCCCCGCCTTAAGCTGTTTGACCAAGAATCACTGAGGTTGATGGCAGTTATGTGTGCTAGTAGGGGTGAACAGGACTTTGCTCGATTCATTGGT GTACGTCCTGCCGGCACATCCGCTTACATGAGGCGTACCTATCAGTCTCCTCATGCCACCCCGACCGCACCTTCCCCCGTCAGCCGTGTATTTGCACCCGCATCACGAAGGGTCCCGGAAAACCAGAATCAGTGTGTCGAACCCATATGTTATAATTCCTTCGCTTTCAAGAGTCCATCTGACTTTTCTGCTTATATCAATCAGCGTCATCCAGGGCTT GGGAGAACTTATTTTGCTGACTACATGAAGAATCATAATGCTCTTATGATGCAGGACATTTCTGTTCTTAGAACGTCTATTATGCGACGCAATGCACAGCTTGTAGACTGGCTATCTGATCACTTTGGTCCAGTGAAGTTGCAGATGATACATAAAAAACCATGCCCTGAACCACACTCGAACTCGGTGACTTCGTCCGGTCATCTGCCTCCTAAGTATTCTTCTCAGGGTATCAAAAGGACTGTTGTTGATGCGGAAGTAACACctgcaaaaaaaatgaaagctaTCCTAG GAAGTGGCGTTGAGCCTCCATCCTTTGATCTAGGTGTCGATACTTCTCCAGCAGCTGTTGGTCAAGAAACTCCAAAGGAGCTAATTTTTGCAATACAACCAATGCTTTCGCCTGAGCAGAAAGGATTTGCAAGTGCTGCCTCAACACTGCCCTCTTTAGGTCTTGCTGACATGTCACCAACCGAAGCAACCAGACAGCTTGCGCAATGTATTATCCTTGACATTGTGCATGTCATAGAGGAAGGAATTGACCCTGCTGGTAAGGTGCTGTATGGGCAATGGATTACTGAGCCTTTTAACAAAGTGCAAGCATTGGTCGAGCCTCCTCCTTGTATTTCATGGTCATTAGTGCATCGTCATCCTATTCACGACTTGAAATTTCTGGGCCACCTAATAGATTGCTGTAAAGAACTTGTTGACCATGTTATTCGAAG AGAATGGGTGGTTCATCCACTTCCTAGGTTCCTTGTTCTTACCGGCTCAGAGATCTTGAACACATTCGTAGATGGCAAGACTGCTGACTCGGATATTGTAGATGCCGCAATTCGCCGTTTCTCTCAGCTAGACGGTACTGCCGAATCTTGTGGGTACCCTGTACGGTGGCGACATTTCTTGGAATCGGATTTTGCG ATGAACTCCCTTGCTGGATACAATCCTGAAAAGATCCTTCCAGTTTTAAACCAATTTGTTGGCCTAGACTATTGTATCCAGAGCTGTCGCATG TTTGTAGTGCCTGTTATTGTTGAGAGTGCATGGTGTGCTTATATGTTCGACATGCATGGTTCAGAGGTCCATGTCCTTGATCCTGCATATACTTCTGTGAGGATTTCTGTTCACAGGGAGATTCACAAGCTTGTCCATTCCTCGCTCGCTAAATGTTTGTCTTATTTCTTCGATGGTTGGACATTGAAATCGATCGACTGTTGGAAACTACTGTATCCGACACTTCCTCTGTTCGATCTTAATCA GTATGACTCTGCTATTGTGATGCTGTACTATGCTAGGTATTACAATGGAGTCGAGTTGGATGCCCCGTCGAACAAG GCTTCGATGTTAGAAATTCGTCATTCTATAATGTTTGATATCCTATCTTCCGAAGGGAATCTAGCATCTTTGCCAATTTCTGTTCTCCAAGTCATGCAAGGATGA
- the LOC120641485 gene encoding uncharacterized protein LOC120641485 isoform X2 yields the protein MFFLIFHGRLAVAGYMNVRRSWQRGHASTGLGFYRMVVERDEKWVPEFPSISRRPSSSAPPGRSVGGGSVTPSSPNSSDDESSSSASITNRCSPKSVFSLVSKMSEFKKEIVRQTGFGGILDIPCISKLNLKLSVWLLSKLDIDESCLVFDESRRIYVHEDDVGIVLGIPSGDIDVSSTSVSEEQIDLLRASIGLVGSDPRSIKGIEYVLQKHLDHQSSTQEIDGFKVAFVVFVIGHLLAPCVKHDQVHLDFWGALKNPSSLDRYNWCRYVFGHVLEAAQKIRAEIISRGRATSLSGCHYFLQIIFLDNVDLNRLNKAHKVVPRLKLFDQESLRLMAVMCASRGEQDFARFIGVRPAGTSAYMRRTYQSPHATPTAPSPVSRVFAPASRRVPENQNQCVEPICYNSFAFKSPSDFSAYINQRHPGLDISVLRTSIMRRNAQLVDWLSDHFGPVKLQMIHKKPCPEPHSNSVTSSGHLPPKYSSQGIKRTVVDAEVTPAKKMKAILGSGVEPPSFDLGVDTSPAAVGQETPKELIFAIQPMLSPEQKGFASAASTLPSLGLADMSPTEATRQLAQCIILDIVHVIEEGIDPAGKVLYGQWITEPFNKVQALVEPPPCISWSLVHRHPIHDLKFLGHLIDCCKELVDHVIRREWVVHPLPRFLVLTGSEILNTFVDGKTADSDIVDAAIRRFSQLDGTAESCGYPVRWRHFLESDFAMNSLAGYNPEKILPVLNQFVGLDYCIQSCRMFVVPVIVESAWCAYMFDMHGSEVHVLDPAYTSVRISVHREIHKLVHSSLAKCLSYFFDGWTLKSIDCWKLLYPTLPLFDLNQYDSAIVMLYYARYYNGVELDAPSNKASMLEIRHSIMFDILSSEGNLASLPISVLQVMQG from the exons ATGTTTTTTCTGATATTTCACGGAAGGCTGGCAGTCGCGGGGTACATGAATGTACGCCGATCCTGGCAAAGGGGACATGCAAGTACAGGTTTAGGGTTTTATA GAATGGTGGTCGAGCGAGATGAGAAGTGGGTACCTGAGTTCCCGTCCATATCGAGGCGTCCCTCATCGTCCGCTCCTCCTGGAAGGTCTGTCGGTGGTGGATCCGTGACGCCGTCCTCCCCCaattcaagtgatgatgaatctTCTTCCTCTGCGAGCATCACAAATCGGTGTTCGCCCAAGTCAGTTTTCTCTCTTGTCTCTAAGATGAGCGAGTTTAAGAAGGAAATCGTTAGGCAAACGGGTTTTGGTGGTATTCTGGACATCCCATGTATTAGCAAGCTGAATCTCAAGCTTTCAGTTTGGTTGCTGAGTAAATTGGATATTGATGAGAGCTGTCTCGTTTTCGACGAGTCAAGGCGCATCTACGTTCATGAGGATGATGTAGGTATTGTTCTTGGTATTCCTAGTGGGGACATTGATGTTTCGTCAACATCTGTTTCTGAAGAACAAATAGATCTGCTACGGGCAAGTATTGGCTTAGTTGGGTCAGATCCTCGTAGTATAAAAGGAATTGAATATGTTCTTCAGAAGCATCTGGATCACCAATCATCAACTCAGGAGATTGATGGATTTAAAGTTGCATTTGTTGTATTTGTTATTGGTCACCTGCTAGCACCTTGTGTGAAACATGATCAAGTGCACTTGGATTTTTGGGGTGCTCTGAAAAATCCATCATCATTGGATAGGTATAACTGGTGTCGATATGTGTTTGGCCATGTGCTCGAGGCCGCTCAAAAAATACGGGCTGAAATTATTAGTAGGGGCAGAGCTACATCGCTCTCTGGGTGTCACTATTTCCTACAA ATTATATTTCTGGATAATGTCGATCTCAATAGGCTGAATAAAGCTCATAAGGTTGTTCCCCGCCTTAAGCTGTTTGACCAAGAATCACTGAGGTTGATGGCAGTTATGTGTGCTAGTAGGGGTGAACAGGACTTTGCTCGATTCATTGGT GTACGTCCTGCCGGCACATCCGCTTACATGAGGCGTACCTATCAGTCTCCTCATGCCACCCCGACCGCACCTTCCCCCGTCAGCCGTGTATTTGCACCCGCATCACGAAGGGTCCCGGAAAACCAGAATCAGTGTGTCGAACCCATATGTTATAATTCCTTCGCTTTCAAGAGTCCATCTGACTTTTCTGCTTATATCAATCAGCGTCATCCAGGGCTT GACATTTCTGTTCTTAGAACGTCTATTATGCGACGCAATGCACAGCTTGTAGACTGGCTATCTGATCACTTTGGTCCAGTGAAGTTGCAGATGATACATAAAAAACCATGCCCTGAACCACACTCGAACTCGGTGACTTCGTCCGGTCATCTGCCTCCTAAGTATTCTTCTCAGGGTATCAAAAGGACTGTTGTTGATGCGGAAGTAACACctgcaaaaaaaatgaaagctaTCCTAG GAAGTGGCGTTGAGCCTCCATCCTTTGATCTAGGTGTCGATACTTCTCCAGCAGCTGTTGGTCAAGAAACTCCAAAGGAGCTAATTTTTGCAATACAACCAATGCTTTCGCCTGAGCAGAAAGGATTTGCAAGTGCTGCCTCAACACTGCCCTCTTTAGGTCTTGCTGACATGTCACCAACCGAAGCAACCAGACAGCTTGCGCAATGTATTATCCTTGACATTGTGCATGTCATAGAGGAAGGAATTGACCCTGCTGGTAAGGTGCTGTATGGGCAATGGATTACTGAGCCTTTTAACAAAGTGCAAGCATTGGTCGAGCCTCCTCCTTGTATTTCATGGTCATTAGTGCATCGTCATCCTATTCACGACTTGAAATTTCTGGGCCACCTAATAGATTGCTGTAAAGAACTTGTTGACCATGTTATTCGAAG AGAATGGGTGGTTCATCCACTTCCTAGGTTCCTTGTTCTTACCGGCTCAGAGATCTTGAACACATTCGTAGATGGCAAGACTGCTGACTCGGATATTGTAGATGCCGCAATTCGCCGTTTCTCTCAGCTAGACGGTACTGCCGAATCTTGTGGGTACCCTGTACGGTGGCGACATTTCTTGGAATCGGATTTTGCG ATGAACTCCCTTGCTGGATACAATCCTGAAAAGATCCTTCCAGTTTTAAACCAATTTGTTGGCCTAGACTATTGTATCCAGAGCTGTCGCATG TTTGTAGTGCCTGTTATTGTTGAGAGTGCATGGTGTGCTTATATGTTCGACATGCATGGTTCAGAGGTCCATGTCCTTGATCCTGCATATACTTCTGTGAGGATTTCTGTTCACAGGGAGATTCACAAGCTTGTCCATTCCTCGCTCGCTAAATGTTTGTCTTATTTCTTCGATGGTTGGACATTGAAATCGATCGACTGTTGGAAACTACTGTATCCGACACTTCCTCTGTTCGATCTTAATCA GTATGACTCTGCTATTGTGATGCTGTACTATGCTAGGTATTACAATGGAGTCGAGTTGGATGCCCCGTCGAACAAG GCTTCGATGTTAGAAATTCGTCATTCTATAATGTTTGATATCCTATCTTCCGAAGGGAATCTAGCATCTTTGCCAATTTCTGTTCTCCAAGTCATGCAAGGATGA
- the LOC120641485 gene encoding uncharacterized protein LOC120641485 isoform X3, with the protein MVVERDEKWVPEFPSISRRPSSSAPPGRSVGGGSVTPSSPNSSDDESSSSASITNRCSPKSVFSLVSKMSEFKKEIVRQTGFGGILDIPCISKLNLKLSVWLLSKLDIDESCLVFDESRRIYVHEDDVGIVLGIPSGDIDVSSTSVSEEQIDLLRASIGLVGSDPRSIKGIEYVLQKHLDHQSSTQEIDGFKVAFVVFVIGHLLAPCVKHDQVHLDFWGALKNPSSLDRYNWCRYVFGHVLEAAQKIRAEIISRGRATSLSGCHYFLQIIFLDNVDLNRLNKAHKVVPRLKLFDQESLRLMAVMCASRGEQDFARFIGVRPAGTSAYMRRTYQSPHATPTAPSPVSRVFAPASRRVPENQNQCVEPICYNSFAFKSPSDFSAYINQRHPGLGRTYFADYMKNHNALMMQDISVLRTSIMRRNAQLVDWLSDHFGPVKLQMIHKKPCPEPHSNSVTSSGHLPPKYSSQGIKRTVVDAEVTPAKKMKAILGSGVEPPSFDLGVDTSPAAVGQETPKELIFAIQPMLSPEQKGFASAASTLPSLGLADMSPTEATRQLAQCIILDIVHVIEEGIDPAGKVLYGQWITEPFNKVQALVEPPPCISWSLVHRHPIHDLKFLGHLIDCCKELVDHVIRREWVVHPLPRFLVLTGSEILNTFVDGKTADSDIVDAAIRRFSQLDGTAESCGYPVRWRHFLESDFAMNSLAGYNPEKILPVLNQFVGLDYCIQSCRMFVVPVIVESAWCAYMFDMHGSEVHVLDPAYTSVRISVHREIHKLVHSSLAKCLSYFFDGWTLKSIDCWKLLYPTLPLFDLNQYDSAIVMLYYARYYNGVELDAPSNKASMLEIRHSIMFDILSSEGNLASLPISVLQVMQG; encoded by the exons ATGGTGGTCGAGCGAGATGAGAAGTGGGTACCTGAGTTCCCGTCCATATCGAGGCGTCCCTCATCGTCCGCTCCTCCTGGAAGGTCTGTCGGTGGTGGATCCGTGACGCCGTCCTCCCCCaattcaagtgatgatgaatctTCTTCCTCTGCGAGCATCACAAATCGGTGTTCGCCCAAGTCAGTTTTCTCTCTTGTCTCTAAGATGAGCGAGTTTAAGAAGGAAATCGTTAGGCAAACGGGTTTTGGTGGTATTCTGGACATCCCATGTATTAGCAAGCTGAATCTCAAGCTTTCAGTTTGGTTGCTGAGTAAATTGGATATTGATGAGAGCTGTCTCGTTTTCGACGAGTCAAGGCGCATCTACGTTCATGAGGATGATGTAGGTATTGTTCTTGGTATTCCTAGTGGGGACATTGATGTTTCGTCAACATCTGTTTCTGAAGAACAAATAGATCTGCTACGGGCAAGTATTGGCTTAGTTGGGTCAGATCCTCGTAGTATAAAAGGAATTGAATATGTTCTTCAGAAGCATCTGGATCACCAATCATCAACTCAGGAGATTGATGGATTTAAAGTTGCATTTGTTGTATTTGTTATTGGTCACCTGCTAGCACCTTGTGTGAAACATGATCAAGTGCACTTGGATTTTTGGGGTGCTCTGAAAAATCCATCATCATTGGATAGGTATAACTGGTGTCGATATGTGTTTGGCCATGTGCTCGAGGCCGCTCAAAAAATACGGGCTGAAATTATTAGTAGGGGCAGAGCTACATCGCTCTCTGGGTGTCACTATTTCCTACAA ATTATATTTCTGGATAATGTCGATCTCAATAGGCTGAATAAAGCTCATAAGGTTGTTCCCCGCCTTAAGCTGTTTGACCAAGAATCACTGAGGTTGATGGCAGTTATGTGTGCTAGTAGGGGTGAACAGGACTTTGCTCGATTCATTGGT GTACGTCCTGCCGGCACATCCGCTTACATGAGGCGTACCTATCAGTCTCCTCATGCCACCCCGACCGCACCTTCCCCCGTCAGCCGTGTATTTGCACCCGCATCACGAAGGGTCCCGGAAAACCAGAATCAGTGTGTCGAACCCATATGTTATAATTCCTTCGCTTTCAAGAGTCCATCTGACTTTTCTGCTTATATCAATCAGCGTCATCCAGGGCTT GGGAGAACTTATTTTGCTGACTACATGAAGAATCATAATGCTCTTATGATGCAGGACATTTCTGTTCTTAGAACGTCTATTATGCGACGCAATGCACAGCTTGTAGACTGGCTATCTGATCACTTTGGTCCAGTGAAGTTGCAGATGATACATAAAAAACCATGCCCTGAACCACACTCGAACTCGGTGACTTCGTCCGGTCATCTGCCTCCTAAGTATTCTTCTCAGGGTATCAAAAGGACTGTTGTTGATGCGGAAGTAACACctgcaaaaaaaatgaaagctaTCCTAG GAAGTGGCGTTGAGCCTCCATCCTTTGATCTAGGTGTCGATACTTCTCCAGCAGCTGTTGGTCAAGAAACTCCAAAGGAGCTAATTTTTGCAATACAACCAATGCTTTCGCCTGAGCAGAAAGGATTTGCAAGTGCTGCCTCAACACTGCCCTCTTTAGGTCTTGCTGACATGTCACCAACCGAAGCAACCAGACAGCTTGCGCAATGTATTATCCTTGACATTGTGCATGTCATAGAGGAAGGAATTGACCCTGCTGGTAAGGTGCTGTATGGGCAATGGATTACTGAGCCTTTTAACAAAGTGCAAGCATTGGTCGAGCCTCCTCCTTGTATTTCATGGTCATTAGTGCATCGTCATCCTATTCACGACTTGAAATTTCTGGGCCACCTAATAGATTGCTGTAAAGAACTTGTTGACCATGTTATTCGAAG AGAATGGGTGGTTCATCCACTTCCTAGGTTCCTTGTTCTTACCGGCTCAGAGATCTTGAACACATTCGTAGATGGCAAGACTGCTGACTCGGATATTGTAGATGCCGCAATTCGCCGTTTCTCTCAGCTAGACGGTACTGCCGAATCTTGTGGGTACCCTGTACGGTGGCGACATTTCTTGGAATCGGATTTTGCG ATGAACTCCCTTGCTGGATACAATCCTGAAAAGATCCTTCCAGTTTTAAACCAATTTGTTGGCCTAGACTATTGTATCCAGAGCTGTCGCATG TTTGTAGTGCCTGTTATTGTTGAGAGTGCATGGTGTGCTTATATGTTCGACATGCATGGTTCAGAGGTCCATGTCCTTGATCCTGCATATACTTCTGTGAGGATTTCTGTTCACAGGGAGATTCACAAGCTTGTCCATTCCTCGCTCGCTAAATGTTTGTCTTATTTCTTCGATGGTTGGACATTGAAATCGATCGACTGTTGGAAACTACTGTATCCGACACTTCCTCTGTTCGATCTTAATCA GTATGACTCTGCTATTGTGATGCTGTACTATGCTAGGTATTACAATGGAGTCGAGTTGGATGCCCCGTCGAACAAG GCTTCGATGTTAGAAATTCGTCATTCTATAATGTTTGATATCCTATCTTCCGAAGGGAATCTAGCATCTTTGCCAATTTCTGTTCTCCAAGTCATGCAAGGATGA